A genomic stretch from Aliidongia dinghuensis includes:
- a CDS encoding HpcH/HpaI aldolase family protein, which produces MQERPNLLKAAIAAGRPCVGLWCSLASALTTEVVAGSGAGWLLIDGEHSPNDLRSVMAQLQVLGGFTSEPVVRLPSDDPTLIKQAMDIGARSLMIPNVRSADQARAIVAAMNYAPRGFRGFSVAHRANAFGRIAGYHANARAQQLLVAQIECETGLANAAEIAAVDGVDVLFVGPGDLSTNMGAMGNPAAEHVQKAISAVRVAAAKAGKASGILAPVKADADRYLADGFTMVAVGSDLGLLARGADALIASFNR; this is translated from the coding sequence ATGCAAGAGCGTCCAAATCTCCTGAAGGCTGCGATTGCCGCAGGGCGTCCCTGTGTTGGTCTCTGGTGTTCTCTCGCTTCGGCCTTGACGACCGAGGTCGTCGCCGGCTCAGGGGCGGGCTGGCTTCTGATCGATGGCGAGCACAGCCCCAACGACCTGCGGAGCGTGATGGCTCAGCTTCAGGTGCTTGGCGGCTTCACCAGCGAGCCTGTCGTCCGTCTGCCGTCGGACGATCCGACGCTCATCAAGCAGGCGATGGATATCGGCGCGCGCAGCCTGATGATCCCCAATGTGCGATCGGCGGATCAGGCGCGTGCGATCGTGGCGGCGATGAACTACGCCCCGCGCGGCTTCCGCGGTTTCTCGGTGGCGCATCGCGCCAATGCCTTTGGCCGCATTGCCGGCTATCACGCCAATGCTCGTGCGCAGCAGCTCCTCGTGGCGCAGATCGAGTGCGAGACCGGGCTCGCGAATGCGGCGGAAATTGCGGCAGTCGACGGGGTCGACGTCCTCTTCGTTGGCCCCGGGGACCTTTCAACGAACATGGGGGCCATGGGCAATCCCGCGGCCGAACATGTGCAGAAGGCGATCTCGGCAGTACGTGTGGCTGCCGCCAAGGCCGGCAAGGCAAGCGGGATTCTGGCACCGGTGAAAGCTGACGCGGACCGCTATCTCGCAGACGGCTTCACCATGGTGGCGGTGGGATCCGACCTCGGCCTGCTCGCCCGTGGGGCGGATGCGTTGATCGCCTCATTCAATCGTTGA